A single genomic interval of Mesotoga infera harbors:
- a CDS encoding 2-oxoacid:ferredoxin oxidoreductase subunit beta, whose translation MAIARLTKYLRQDRMPHVWCPGCGNGVIMKAFIDAVDKDALDPDRVAVISGIGCSSRVTGYLNFNTMHTLHGRAIAFATGVKLARPEFNVVVMGGDGDMMAIGGNHFIHACRRNMDLTVIVFNNNIYGMTGGQYSPTTPHEKIASTSPYGNVENSFDIVNLAVSSGATYVARTTVFHYAQMVQFIQKALNHKGMGVVEIMTNCHTYYGRYNSMSRPEDLLTHFKKNTVQIKKAKTMSPEELSDKIVAGEFVNTDAETYSDRYRIMSERLAAAERGDE comes from the coding sequence ATGGCTATTGCAAGGCTAACTAAGTATCTTAGACAAGACAGGATGCCTCATGTTTGGTGTCCCGGCTGCGGGAACGGTGTTATTATGAAGGCCTTCATTGACGCGGTCGACAAGGACGCCCTTGATCCCGACAGAGTCGCCGTAATATCCGGCATTGGATGCTCTTCCAGAGTTACAGGATACCTTAACTTCAACACCATGCACACCCTTCATGGAAGGGCCATAGCGTTCGCTACCGGCGTCAAACTGGCACGGCCGGAATTCAACGTTGTGGTTATGGGGGGAGACGGAGACATGATGGCAATTGGAGGAAATCACTTCATCCATGCTTGCAGGAGAAACATGGATCTTACCGTGATAGTTTTCAACAACAATATTTATGGAATGACCGGCGGACAGTATTCGCCGACAACACCTCATGAAAAGATAGCTTCGACTTCTCCATACGGAAATGTTGAGAACTCGTTTGACATAGTGAATCTCGCAGTCTCTTCCGGCGCAACTTATGTAGCAAGGACGACGGTATTTCATTATGCCCAGATGGTTCAGTTCATTCAGAAGGCCTTGAATCACAAAGGTATGGGAGTGGTGGAGATAATGACCAACTGTCACACATACTACGGAAGATACAACTCAATGTCCAGACCGGAAGATCTGCTTACACATTTCAAGAAGAACACTGTGCAGATCAAGAAAGCAAAAACGATGTCTCCCGAGGAATTATCGGACAAGATAGTTGCTGGCGAGTTTGTAAATACAGATGCTGAAACTTACAGCGATAGGTACAGAATCATGAGCGAACGGTTGGCCGCTGCTGAGAGGGGTGACGAATAA
- a CDS encoding pyruvate ferredoxin oxidoreductase: MKHAFSEPHSVRISGIGGQGNVLMGIILAEALLIQGSWVVQTQSFGAQVRGGVSYCDVLFNSEPIDYPKAHSFELIYSMHQTAVNAHVPLIHMNGVLIIDSTLVKSIPKEGIRMTRKIISKPVTELTENKFSSTLPANMVGLGLIARAGNFVTTQSLKEAMVKHIKAKYVEMNSQAIDFGYSLIEKSYNIRRERIDSVGRGFE; this comes from the coding sequence ATGAAACACGCGTTTTCAGAGCCTCATTCAGTAAGGATTTCCGGCATCGGTGGTCAGGGTAATGTCTTGATGGGCATAATTCTCGCCGAAGCCCTCCTCATACAGGGAAGCTGGGTTGTTCAGACGCAATCATTCGGAGCGCAGGTAAGAGGCGGGGTCTCTTATTGTGATGTCCTTTTCAACAGCGAGCCAATAGACTACCCAAAAGCCCATTCCTTTGAACTGATCTACTCCATGCATCAGACTGCGGTCAATGCTCACGTTCCGCTTATTCATATGAACGGTGTCCTAATAATAGACTCTACCCTTGTGAAATCTATTCCGAAAGAAGGAATAAGAATGACGAGAAAGATTATTTCCAAGCCGGTAACGGAACTCACAGAGAATAAGTTTTCAAGCACGCTTCCAGCCAATATGGTGGGATTGGGACTAATTGCCAGAGCAGGCAATTTTGTCACTACCCAGTCACTTAAGGAAGCAATGGTCAAACATATTAAGGCGAAGTACGTTGAGATGAACTCCCAGGCGATTGATTTCGGTTACTCACTAATTGAGAAGTCTTACAATATTAGAAGAGAAAGAATCGATTCTGTCGGCCGGGGATTTGAATGA